The Pseudosulfitobacter pseudonitzschiae genome includes a region encoding these proteins:
- the dapF gene encoding diaminopimelate epimerase, with product MAQDYETNLPFMKMHGLGNDFVVVDARARSVVITPALAKALGDRHRGVGFDQLAVIGKGAGDAHLTFYNSDGTLSAACGNATRCIARYLMDESGADSLHLTTDRGDLAARDMGDGITSVNMGHPQLNWADIPLAHDMDTLELPIEGAPTATGMGNPHCTFFVDDAEAVNMTELGPRIEHHPLYPQRTNVQVAQITGRDRIRMRVWERGVGLTLASGSSSCATAVAAARRGLTRRDVVIDLDGGQLRVEWREDGVWMTGATMHVFSGQLTQAFLDSLS from the coding sequence ATGGCACAGGATTATGAAACAAATTTGCCGTTCATGAAAATGCACGGGCTGGGCAACGACTTTGTTGTTGTAGACGCGCGCGCGCGCAGCGTGGTGATCACGCCTGCATTGGCCAAGGCTCTTGGCGACCGGCACCGCGGCGTGGGGTTCGACCAATTGGCCGTGATCGGCAAAGGTGCGGGCGATGCGCACCTGACCTTTTACAATTCCGACGGCACATTATCTGCGGCCTGCGGCAATGCGACCCGCTGCATCGCGCGCTATCTGATGGATGAAAGCGGCGCGGACAGCCTGCACCTGACCACAGACCGTGGCGATCTGGCTGCAAGGGACATGGGCGACGGGATCACTTCGGTGAACATGGGTCATCCGCAGTTGAACTGGGCTGACATTCCGCTGGCGCATGACATGGACACGCTGGAATTACCCATCGAGGGCGCGCCTACAGCGACCGGCATGGGCAACCCGCATTGCACCTTTTTTGTCGATGACGCCGAGGCGGTGAATATGACCGAACTTGGCCCCCGCATCGAGCATCACCCGCTGTATCCGCAGCGCACCAATGTGCAGGTGGCGCAGATCACCGGCCGCGACCGCATCCGCATGCGTGTGTGGGAGCGTGGCGTGGGGCTGACACTGGCCTCGGGGTCGTCCTCGTGCGCGACTGCCGTGGCGGCAGCGCGACGTGGTCTGACGAGGCGCGATGTGGTCATTGATCTGGACGGCGGGCAGTTGCGTGTTGAATGGCGCGAAGATGGCGTCTGGATGACGGGTGCCACGATGCACGTCTTTTCGGGACAACTGACTCAGGCGTTTCTGGACAGCCTGTCATGA
- a CDS encoding aspartate-semialdehyde dehydrogenase — protein sequence MGYRVVVVGATGNVGHEMLNILAERQFPVDEITALASRKSLGTEVSFGDKTLKTKDLDTFDFTGWDIALFAVGSDATKKYAPIAAKAGCYVIDNSSLYRYDADIPLIVPEVNPDAIELAVKRKIIANPNCSTAQMVVALKPLHDRARIKRVVVSTYQSVSGAGKEGIDELWDQTKSIYNPTDDKPARKFTKQIAFNVIPHIDVFMDSGETKEEWKMVAETKKIIDPSIKVTATCVRVPVFVGHSEAINIEFEEFLDEDEARDILRESPGVMVIDKREDGGYVTPVECVGDFATFISRIRQDSTIDNGLNLWCVSDNLRKGAALNAVQIAEVLGQRILKKG from the coding sequence ATGGGTTATCGCGTCGTCGTCGTTGGCGCCACTGGAAATGTGGGCCACGAAATGCTGAACATTCTGGCCGAGCGTCAGTTTCCGGTGGATGAAATCACCGCTCTGGCCAGCCGCAAGTCGTTGGGCACGGAGGTCAGCTTTGGCGACAAGACACTCAAGACGAAGGATCTCGATACGTTCGATTTCACGGGTTGGGACATTGCGCTGTTCGCCGTAGGCTCGGACGCCACCAAGAAATACGCGCCCATCGCGGCCAAAGCTGGCTGCTATGTCATCGATAACTCGTCGCTTTACCGCTACGACGCCGACATTCCGCTGATCGTGCCCGAGGTGAACCCCGACGCCATCGAACTGGCCGTCAAGCGCAAGATCATCGCCAACCCCAACTGCTCGACCGCGCAGATGGTTGTGGCGCTGAAGCCTTTGCACGACCGCGCACGGATTAAACGCGTTGTTGTCAGCACCTACCAGTCGGTATCGGGTGCAGGCAAAGAGGGCATCGACGAGCTGTGGGACCAGACCAAATCGATCTATAATCCCACCGACGACAAGCCTGCGCGCAAGTTCACCAAACAGATCGCATTCAACGTAATCCCGCACATCGACGTCTTCATGGACTCGGGCGAGACCAAGGAAGAATGGAAGATGGTCGCCGAAACGAAAAAGATCATCGACCCGTCGATCAAGGTGACAGCGACTTGTGTGCGCGTTCCGGTCTTTGTCGGCCACTCGGAAGCCATCAACATCGAATTCGAAGAGTTTCTGGACGAAGACGAAGCCCGCGACATCCTGCGCGAATCCCCCGGTGTCATGGTGATCGATAAACGCGAGGACGGCGGCTATGTCACGCCGGTTGAATGCGTGGGCGACTTTGCCACGTTCATCAGCCGCATCCGTCAGGACAGCACCATCGACAACGGTCTGAACCTGTGGTGCGTCAGCGACAACCTGCGCAAGGGTGCCGCCCTGAACGCGGTTCAGATCGCCGAAGTGCTGGGCCAGCGGATCCTGAAAAAAGGCTGA
- the mtaB gene encoding tRNA (N(6)-L-threonylcarbamoyladenosine(37)-C(2))-methylthiotransferase MtaB, whose protein sequence is MSAPIFSNHGCRLNAYELEAMKELAASAGLQDAVVVNTCAVTAEAVRKARQDIRKLRKANPNARLIVTGCAAQTEPDTFANMAEVDAVIGNTEKMQQTTWSGLAGDFGTEPVQVDDIMSVTETAGHLIDGFGTRSRAYVQVQNGCDHRCTFCIIPFGRGNSRSVPAGVVVDQIKRLVDRGYNEVVLTGVDLTSWGADLPAAPRLGDLVMRILKLVPDLPRLRISSIDSIEVDDALMQAIATEARLMPHLHLSLQHGDDLILKRMKRRHLRGDAIRFAQEARALRPDMTFGADIIAGFPTETEAHFENALALVEECDLTWLHVFPYSPRPGTPAARMPQVDGRAIKARAARLRAAGDAQVQRHLSAQVGRTHHILMESPHMGRTAQFTEVHFAAPQTEGSIVTGTINGQLDNHLLA, encoded by the coding sequence ATGAGCGCCCCGATCTTTTCGAATCACGGCTGCCGTCTGAACGCCTACGAACTTGAGGCGATGAAGGAACTGGCCGCCAGTGCGGGTCTGCAAGACGCCGTGGTGGTCAACACCTGCGCTGTCACCGCCGAGGCCGTGCGCAAAGCCCGTCAGGACATCCGCAAGCTGCGCAAGGCGAACCCGAATGCGCGTCTGATCGTCACGGGCTGTGCGGCCCAGACCGAACCCGACACCTTTGCCAATATGGCCGAGGTAGACGCGGTAATCGGCAACACTGAAAAGATGCAGCAGACCACATGGTCGGGCTTGGCCGGAGATTTCGGCACCGAGCCTGTGCAAGTGGACGACATCATGTCGGTGACGGAAACCGCAGGCCACCTGATTGACGGCTTTGGCACGCGCAGCCGTGCCTATGTTCAGGTCCAGAACGGGTGTGATCACCGCTGCACCTTCTGCATCATCCCCTTCGGGCGCGGAAACTCGCGTTCGGTCCCTGCGGGTGTTGTGGTGGACCAGATCAAACGGCTGGTGGACCGCGGCTATAACGAGGTTGTGCTGACCGGCGTGGACCTGACATCGTGGGGGGCAGACCTGCCTGCTGCGCCGCGTCTGGGCGATTTGGTGATGCGCATTCTGAAGCTGGTGCCCGACCTGCCACGCCTGCGGATCAGTTCGATTGATTCGATCGAGGTGGACGACGCACTGATGCAGGCGATTGCCACCGAAGCGCGGTTGATGCCGCACCTGCACCTGTCCCTGCAACACGGCGACGACCTGATTCTGAAGCGGATGAAACGGCGGCACCTGCGGGGCGACGCCATCCGCTTTGCACAAGAGGCGCGCGCCCTGCGGCCTGACATGACATTCGGTGCCGACATCATCGCCGGCTTCCCGACCGAGACCGAGGCGCATTTCGAAAACGCGCTGGCTCTGGTCGAGGAATGCGATCTGACGTGGCTGCACGTCTTTCCCTATTCGCCCCGCCCCGGCACACCGGCAGCACGGATGCCGCAAGTGGACGGGCGCGCGATCAAGGCGCGGGCTGCACGGCTGCGGGCAGCGGGTGACGCGCAGGTTCAGCGCCACCTGAGCGCACAGGTGGGTCGCACCCATCATATCCTGATGGAAAGCCCGCACATGGGGCGCACTGCCCAGTTTACCGAGGTGCATTTCGCGGCCCCCCAGACCGAGGGCAGCATCGTCACAGGCACGATCAACGGACAGTTGGACAACCACTTGCTGGCCTGA
- a CDS encoding cytochrome C oxidase subunit IV family protein, with protein MPILTHRSLHRKFIAFVAGLSIAITGLSAVPAAADQDDTARALAAILGLAIVGAVIHDSRKDKDHVTRHDTYRPVARPGYRPDPRPLHPRPLPPRANNRKLLPQACLRTFHTRQGKVNGFGDKCLSNRYRYSNSLPQACVLRFRNQNGYGRGYDARCLRQRGYELARR; from the coding sequence ATGCCGATTCTCACACATCGGTCCCTGCACCGCAAGTTCATCGCCTTTGTCGCAGGCCTGTCCATTGCCATCACAGGGCTGTCCGCAGTCCCCGCCGCCGCGGATCAGGATGACACCGCCCGCGCATTGGCGGCCATTCTGGGGCTGGCGATTGTCGGCGCTGTTATCCACGATTCCCGCAAGGACAAGGATCACGTGACCCGTCATGACACCTATCGACCGGTCGCTCGCCCTGGCTATCGCCCTGACCCGCGCCCGCTGCACCCGCGCCCGTTGCCGCCGCGTGCCAACAACCGCAAGTTGCTGCCGCAGGCGTGCCTGCGCACATTCCATACCCGTCAGGGCAAGGTAAACGGCTTTGGCGACAAGTGTCTGTCGAACCGCTACCGCTACTCCAACAGCCTGCCGCAAGCCTGCGTGCTGCGGTTCCGCAACCAAAACGGATATGGTCGCGGCTATGACGCACGTTGCTTGCGTCAGCGGGGTTACGAATTGGCCCGCCGCTAA
- a CDS encoding carbonic anhydrase, with protein MHNVKPLPSYLLQRYHGWKATGYADNQAWYRRLANEGQRPRAMMISCCDSRVHVTSIFGADQGEFFIHRNIANLVPPYEPDGDHHGTSAAVEYAVTVLKVAHLIVMGHSNCGGVQGCIDMCQGKAPELEEKTSFVGRWMDILRPKYDLVANEPDPKVQIQQLEKHAVVASLENLLTFPFVSDRLASGELTMHGLWMDIGEGGLEYYNHHDEKFLPVSTT; from the coding sequence ATGCACAACGTGAAGCCACTTCCCAGCTATTTGCTACAACGCTATCATGGCTGGAAAGCCACGGGATATGCCGATAATCAGGCATGGTACCGGCGACTGGCAAACGAAGGTCAACGTCCACGCGCGATGATGATTTCGTGCTGCGACAGCCGTGTGCATGTAACGTCGATCTTTGGCGCGGATCAGGGCGAATTCTTTATTCACCGCAACATTGCCAACCTTGTGCCCCCCTACGAGCCGGATGGCGACCATCACGGCACGTCAGCTGCGGTCGAGTATGCTGTGACCGTACTGAAAGTGGCGCATCTGATCGTGATGGGCCATTCCAACTGCGGCGGCGTTCAGGGCTGTATCGACATGTGTCAGGGCAAAGCGCCCGAGCTGGAAGAGAAAACCAGCTTTGTTGGTCGCTGGATGGACATTCTGCGCCCCAAATACGATCTGGTCGCGAACGAGCCTGATCCAAAAGTGCAGATACAACAGCTTGAGAAACACGCGGTTGTCGCGTCGCTGGAAAATCTGTTGACCTTCCCCTTTGTCTCGGACCGTCTGGCTTCGGGCGAATTGACGATGCACGGGTTGTGGATGGACATCGGCGAGGGTGGGTTGGAATATTACAACCATCACGATGAAAAATTCCTGCCGGTTTCAACCACCTGA
- a CDS encoding DUF3095 domain-containing protein, with the protein MDQFYDRLPLQSAFGTLSNPARYTPLPEDWFVGASDIVGSTQAIAEGRYKTVNMIGAAVISAQINAAAGQAFPFVFGGDGAAFACPPERAETASHALAAVQCWAGEEFGLQLRVAMVPVSAIRKAGRDVAVARYQASGDVDYAMFSGGGLSWAEAEMKQGRFNLPRAGAGTQPDLTGLSCRWSPIKARNGQILSVLIQPEEGAEAVKVAALIDAVLKVVGDLDRNGHPTPAEGPDAGWPPAGADIEARATHGKLTVGKRKRQILFETFMAWVLIKTGLKVGGFDARGYARTVAENADFRKFDDGLKMTLDCDDATAARLTAVLETARMAGTIRYGTHSQSEALMTCIVPSMQRDDHVHFIDGAAGGYTQAATQIKSGSA; encoded by the coding sequence ATGGACCAGTTTTATGATCGCTTGCCGCTGCAAAGTGCTTTTGGCACGCTGTCGAACCCTGCGCGTTACACCCCTTTGCCTGAGGACTGGTTTGTGGGGGCCTCGGATATTGTCGGCTCGACGCAGGCGATTGCCGAAGGGCGATACAAAACGGTCAACATGATCGGGGCAGCGGTGATTTCGGCGCAGATCAACGCGGCAGCAGGGCAGGCGTTTCCGTTCGTCTTTGGCGGGGATGGTGCGGCATTTGCCTGCCCCCCGGAACGGGCCGAAACCGCAAGCCACGCGCTGGCGGCGGTGCAGTGCTGGGCCGGTGAAGAGTTCGGGTTGCAGTTGCGCGTGGCAATGGTGCCTGTGTCCGCGATCCGCAAAGCAGGGCGCGACGTGGCCGTGGCACGGTATCAGGCGTCAGGGGACGTTGATTATGCAATGTTCTCGGGGGGTGGTCTGAGTTGGGCCGAGGCGGAAATGAAACAAGGAAGGTTCAATCTGCCCCGCGCTGGCGCAGGCACGCAGCCCGACCTGACCGGCCTGTCGTGCCGCTGGAGTCCGATCAAGGCGCGCAACGGACAAATCCTGTCGGTGCTGATCCAGCCCGAAGAGGGGGCAGAGGCCGTGAAGGTTGCAGCGCTGATTGATGCGGTGCTGAAGGTTGTGGGTGATCTGGACCGCAACGGGCACCCCACGCCCGCCGAAGGTCCGGATGCCGGATGGCCGCCAGCGGGCGCTGACATCGAAGCCCGCGCAACACATGGCAAATTGACAGTGGGCAAACGCAAACGGCAAATCCTGTTCGAGACGTTTATGGCGTGGGTTCTGATTAAGACGGGCTTGAAGGTCGGCGGTTTTGATGCGCGCGGCTATGCCCGAACGGTTGCCGAAAATGCCGATTTCCGCAAATTTGACGACGGGCTGAAAATGACGCTGGATTGCGATGACGCCACAGCGGCGCGGCTGACGGCTGTGCTGGAGACAGCGCGGATGGCAGGCACCATCCGCTATGGAACGCACAGCCAGAGCGAGGCACTGATGACCTGTATCGTGCCGTCGATGCAGCGTGACGATCATGTGCATTTTATCGACGGGGCGGCGGGCGGCTATACACAGGCGGCCACGCAGATCAAATCCGGCAGCGCCTGA
- a CDS encoding MFS transporter encodes MRTGLFLLALAYVLSQFFRAFLAVLAGPLQVDLNITPEALAFASGLWFLSFAAMQIPVGWALDTIGPRRTAAALLLVGGGGGAALFALATGAMHINIAMVLIGIGCSPVLMASYYIFAREFPPVQFATLAALMVGVGTVGNLIASYPMAISAELIGWRASMGGLAALSAAVAAGVAFTVQDPEKLQTDLRGSVFDLLKMPVLWLILPLMFVHYAPAGAIRGLWIGPYLRDVYDASQSQIGVATLLMGLAMILGVVAYGPLDRLVGSRKWVNFTGNALTAAAVLALWAMPQPDLWTAVALMCAVGLFGASFPMMVAHGRSFVPPHLTGRGVTLLNLFGIGGVGLMQFVSGRLHADAQGGDVAAPYAAIFGFFGLALVAGLALYAFSRDNTA; translated from the coding sequence ATGCGAACCGGACTATTTCTTCTGGCGCTGGCCTATGTGCTTAGCCAGTTCTTTCGCGCTTTTCTGGCAGTGTTGGCAGGCCCACTCCAAGTTGATCTGAACATCACGCCGGAAGCGCTGGCTTTTGCCTCGGGGCTTTGGTTTTTGTCCTTTGCCGCTATGCAGATTCCTGTGGGCTGGGCGCTGGACACCATCGGCCCCCGCCGGACCGCTGCTGCCCTGCTGTTGGTGGGCGGCGGTGGCGGTGCTGCATTGTTTGCGTTGGCGACAGGGGCCATGCACATCAACATTGCGATGGTGCTGATCGGTATCGGGTGTTCACCGGTTCTGATGGCGTCCTACTATATCTTCGCCCGCGAGTTCCCGCCCGTACAATTCGCCACATTGGCCGCATTGATGGTGGGCGTGGGCACAGTCGGCAACCTGATCGCGTCCTATCCGATGGCCATTTCGGCCGAGCTGATCGGCTGGCGCGCGTCGATGGGCGGGCTTGCGGCGCTGTCTGCGGCGGTTGCGGCAGGTGTGGCCTTTACCGTTCAAGACCCTGAAAAGCTGCAAACCGACCTGCGCGGGTCGGTGTTTGATCTGCTGAAAATGCCGGTGTTGTGGCTGATCCTGCCGCTGATGTTTGTGCATTACGCGCCTGCAGGGGCCATCCGTGGCCTGTGGATCGGTCCCTATTTGCGCGATGTCTATGATGCCAGCCAGTCGCAGATCGGCGTGGCGACACTGCTGATGGGGTTGGCAATGATCTTGGGTGTGGTGGCCTATGGCCCGCTGGACCGGCTGGTGGGCAGCCGCAAATGGGTAAACTTTACCGGCAACGCGCTGACGGCTGCCGCAGTGCTGGCGCTGTGGGCAATGCCCCAGCCCGACCTGTGGACCGCCGTGGCGTTGATGTGCGCCGTGGGGTTGTTCGGGGCGTCATTCCCGATGATGGTCGCACATGGTCGCAGCTTTGTGCCGCCACATCTGACAGGGCGCGGTGTGACCTTGCTTAACCTCTTTGGCATCGGCGGCGTCGGGTTGATGCAATTCGTCAGTGGACGGCTGCACGCAGACGCGCAGGGCGGCGATGTGGCAGCCCCCTATGCGGCAATCTTCGGATTCTTCGGCCTTGCGCTGGTTGCCGGACTGGCACTTTATGCGTTTTCCCGCGACAACACCGCCTAA
- a CDS encoding HpcH/HpaI aldolase family protein, translated as MPAPINTFKQALANGKTVMGCWLSLGTVNTAELMGAMGFDWLLIDGEHTPYDISTIRDQLMALAASPSHAAVRVPVGETWMIKQVLDCGAQTVLVPMVESADQARQLVRTMKYPPFGIRGVGYSSTRAAGFGTIPDYGQTADDQTCLLVQVENRAGLAALDDILEIDGIDGVFIGPADLSADLGHMGNLSHPDVMDAILDATRRIAAAGKAPGILSSDESVLIAAMEAGARFVAVGVDASLLANAARAAANRWVK; from the coding sequence ATGCCAGCGCCAATCAACACATTCAAACAAGCCCTTGCCAACGGCAAGACCGTCATGGGCTGCTGGCTCAGCCTTGGCACGGTTAACACTGCAGAGCTTATGGGCGCGATGGGCTTTGACTGGCTGCTGATCGACGGCGAACACACACCCTACGACATCTCGACCATCCGCGACCAGTTGATGGCGCTCGCGGCGTCGCCGTCACATGCTGCCGTGCGCGTGCCGGTGGGCGAGACATGGATGATCAAACAGGTGCTTGATTGCGGTGCGCAAACCGTTCTGGTGCCCATGGTCGAAAGCGCCGATCAGGCACGCCAGCTGGTGCGTACGATGAAATACCCTCCCTTCGGCATACGCGGCGTGGGCTATTCCAGCACGCGCGCGGCAGGGTTCGGCACCATTCCAGACTATGGCCAGACGGCGGACGACCAGACCTGCCTGCTGGTACAGGTTGAAAACCGCGCGGGTCTTGCCGCATTGGATGATATTCTGGAAATCGACGGTATCGACGGCGTGTTCATCGGCCCCGCCGATCTGTCCGCCGATCTGGGCCATATGGGCAACCTCAGTCACCCCGATGTCATGGACGCAATCCTTGACGCAACGCGCCGGATCGCCGCCGCAGGCAAGGCGCCCGGCATTCTCAGCAGCGATGAGTCAGTGCTGATCGCCGCAATGGAAGCCGGCGCGCGTTTCGTCGCTGTTGGCGTCGACGCCTCGCTTCTGGCCAACGCCGCCCGCGCGGCTGCAAACCGTTGGGTGAAATAG
- a CDS encoding DUF4139 domain-containing protein, translated as MRIAILAPVVSICALLGPLALWADTLTIDSAPDTVTVYPRGAQVTRTTTVTLPQGTHDLVLPDLPQYVDPARISVKLAGAQLQSVSFRDRNQPPGPDQDTAEITAARDALKAAETTLNALDDRIALAQVAVQAAKAQTDFLTALGTSDALPTDVGTLRDLSQMIGDQTLVAGQAAGQARTSIRTLMEERADRVEDVQDAQAALDALLTADQDHTRLTLTATAAAAGDATLEVSYQVNDAAWYPVYNLRLTTDDAPALELERGAAVAQSSGENWGGVTLTLATVQPSGQTWPSEIYSELRRIEDPATPKARVSSEAVMGATADIAPPAPAAMEEPAVAIAMLDGPSVQYVFSQPVSVANGADEVRIALDKIGFAPDVYARAVPLRDSVAYRMARITNTTQEQLLGTQYATAFVDGQMVGQFGFDPVAPGEEVDIAFGPIETLRLNRVRLNRNEGDRGIISRSSEIAETTRIDVENTGTMPWRVELFDRVPVTQQEDLNIDWASQPAPTVTDHDDRKGILMWDMNLAPGDESNVTLNVDMNWPEGKVLR; from the coding sequence ATGCGCATTGCCATTTTAGCCCCCGTCGTTTCCATCTGTGCCCTGCTGGGCCCGTTGGCCTTGTGGGCCGACACGCTGACCATCGACAGCGCGCCAGATACGGTAACCGTCTATCCGCGTGGCGCGCAGGTCACGCGCACCACCACGGTGACGCTGCCGCAAGGCACCCATGATCTGGTTTTGCCGGATCTGCCGCAATACGTCGATCCGGCCCGCATCTCGGTCAAACTGGCGGGGGCGCAATTGCAATCTGTGTCGTTCCGGGATCGCAACCAACCCCCCGGCCCCGATCAGGACACCGCCGAGATCACCGCAGCGCGGGATGCGCTGAAAGCGGCAGAAACCACATTGAACGCATTGGACGACCGTATCGCGCTGGCGCAGGTAGCGGTGCAAGCCGCCAAGGCACAAACCGATTTCCTGACCGCCCTTGGCACCTCTGATGCGTTGCCCACAGATGTTGGTACGCTGCGCGATCTGTCACAGATGATCGGCGATCAAACTTTGGTGGCCGGACAAGCGGCAGGTCAGGCCCGCACGTCGATCCGGACCCTGATGGAAGAGCGCGCAGACCGCGTCGAAGATGTACAGGACGCACAAGCCGCATTGGATGCGCTGCTGACAGCCGATCAGGATCACACCCGTCTGACCCTGACTGCAACCGCCGCAGCGGCGGGCGATGCAACGCTCGAGGTCAGCTATCAGGTAAACGATGCCGCCTGGTATCCGGTTTACAATCTGCGGCTGACCACAGATGACGCCCCCGCGCTGGAGCTTGAACGTGGTGCTGCCGTAGCCCAATCCAGCGGCGAAAACTGGGGCGGGGTGACACTTACTCTTGCGACTGTCCAACCCAGTGGCCAGACTTGGCCCAGCGAGATCTACTCGGAACTGCGCCGCATCGAAGACCCGGCCACCCCAAAGGCCCGCGTCAGTTCCGAAGCGGTGATGGGGGCCACCGCTGACATCGCGCCACCCGCGCCCGCAGCCATGGAAGAGCCCGCAGTTGCCATCGCCATGCTGGACGGCCCCAGCGTGCAATACGTCTTTTCCCAGCCGGTCAGCGTGGCCAATGGCGCCGACGAAGTCCGCATCGCGCTGGACAAAATCGGTTTTGCCCCAGACGTCTATGCCCGCGCGGTGCCGCTGCGTGACAGTGTTGCCTACCGGATGGCGCGTATAACCAACACCACGCAAGAACAATTGCTGGGCACCCAATATGCCACCGCCTTTGTCGACGGGCAAATGGTTGGCCAGTTCGGCTTTGATCCCGTGGCACCGGGCGAAGAGGTCGACATTGCCTTTGGGCCGATCGAAACACTGCGCCTGAACCGTGTGCGCCTGAACCGTAACGAAGGCGACCGGGGCATCATTTCACGGTCAAGCGAGATCGCCGAAACCACGCGCATCGACGTCGAAAACACCGGCACTATGCCATGGCGCGTGGAATTGTTCGACCGCGTGCCCGTGACCCAGCAAGAAGACCTGAACATTGACTGGGCGTCGCAACCGGCCCCTACGGTTACTGACCACGATGACCGCAAGGGTATCCTGATGTGGGACATGAACCTGGCGCCCGGCGACGAATCAAATGTGACGTTGAATGTGGACATGAACTGGCCCGAGGGGAAAGTCTTGCGGTGA
- a CDS encoding cytochrome c1: protein MFKKIALGAAVAFGLAGGAYAAGGEAHVENFDFPFDGPFGTYDTNQLQRGLQIYTEVCAACHGLKFVPLRTLADEGGPSLPEDQVRAYAEQFEVFDPELDDTRPGTPVDHFPRSALENAPDLSLMAKARAGFHGPYGLGINQLLKGIGGPEYIATLLISYEDPPSCAPEDFAGYYNTAFTAGGYPEDCKDEDGGHMYPGSWIAMAPPLAGEDVEFADGHSNELHHEAQDVAAFLMWTAEPKLSQRKQAGFVGVLFLTILSVLLYLTNKRLWAPVKKKYKRKD, encoded by the coding sequence ATGTTCAAGAAAATCGCACTTGGCGCTGCCGTGGCCTTTGGTCTGGCAGGGGGCGCTTATGCCGCTGGCGGAGAAGCGCATGTCGAAAACTTCGACTTTCCCTTCGACGGTCCGTTCGGCACCTATGACACCAACCAGCTGCAGCGCGGCCTTCAGATCTACACCGAGGTTTGCGCGGCTTGTCACGGTCTGAAGTTCGTCCCGCTGCGCACTTTGGCGGACGAGGGCGGGCCCAGCCTGCCCGAGGATCAGGTACGCGCCTATGCCGAACAATTCGAGGTTTTCGACCCCGAACTGGATGACACGCGCCCCGGCACCCCGGTTGACCACTTTCCGCGTTCGGCCCTTGAAAACGCGCCCGACCTTAGCCTGATGGCCAAGGCGCGCGCCGGTTTTCATGGCCCTTACGGTCTGGGCATCAACCAGCTGTTGAAGGGCATCGGCGGTCCGGAATACATCGCTACGCTGTTGATCAGCTATGAAGACCCACCTAGCTGCGCGCCTGAAGATTTCGCAGGGTATTACAACACCGCCTTTACCGCTGGCGGTTACCCCGAGGACTGCAAGGACGAGGACGGTGGTCATATGTACCCCGGCAGCTGGATCGCTATGGCCCCGCCGCTGGCTGGTGAAGACGTCGAATTTGCGGATGGCCACTCGAACGAGTTGCATCACGAAGCGCAGGACGTTGCGGCGTTTCTGATGTGGACGGCTGAACCCAAGTTGTCACAGCGCAAGCAAGCCGGTTTTGTTGGCGTGCTGTTCCTGACGATCCTGTCGGTGCTGCTGTACCTGACGAACAAACGCCTTTGGGCGCCGGTCAAGAAAAAGTACAAGCGCAAGGATTGA